A window from Roseburia sp. 499 encodes these proteins:
- a CDS encoding ABC transporter ATP-binding protein → MVYQYLELVGLSDFGKSYPNQLSGGMQQRVSIARALIENPEMLLLDEPFGALDALTRINMQEEIQRIWEAEKKTMILVTHDIEEAIYLGDRIVILSSRPGRVKQIIDVNLPRPRYRSSGEFVRIKKDIMAEFFKEQDQQEDYVI, encoded by the coding sequence ATGGTATATCAGTATTTAGAGTTGGTGGGGTTGAGTGATTTTGGAAAGTCATATCCAAATCAGTTATCAGGAGGAATGCAGCAGAGAGTTAGTATTGCGCGTGCGCTGATAGAGAATCCGGAAATGCTGTTGCTGGATGAGCCGTTTGGTGCATTGGATGCATTGACACGTATCAATATGCAGGAAGAGATTCAACGGATTTGGGAAGCGGAAAAGAAAACGATGATATTGGTGACTCATGATATTGAAGAAGCGATTTATTTAGGAGACAGAATTGTAATTCTATCTTCGAGACCGGGAAGAGTGAAACAGATTATAGATGTGAATCTTCCAAGACCAAGATATAGAAGTTCCGGTGAGTTTGTAAGAATCAAAAAAGATATTATGGCTGAGTTTTTCAAGGAACAAGATCAGCAAGAGGATTATGTGATCTAA
- a CDS encoding ABC transporter permease — translation MHGKRKKRLADYKILGVIIPVGLLLLWQVASLAGLLNPSILPSPSKLFAVLVEMGNEGTLLKHITMSLKRVGIGYVVGASFGVILGVILGLSPLVKRFLSVMLEILRPVPILAWVPVLIVFCGIGETSKVIAIAIGSFWSVLLNTTDGVRNVDIKYKEVAEIFTKNKKDTVVSVILPAALPSIFTGLRIGIGSAWLSVIGSEMIASSSGLGYFITYNREMMRPDKVYVGVFTIGIIGWLINILIRKIENRLLKWNAKGKE, via the coding sequence ATGCATGGAAAAAGGAAAAAGAGGCTGGCAGATTATAAAATATTAGGAGTCATAATACCTGTTGGGTTATTGCTACTTTGGCAGGTGGCAAGTCTGGCAGGATTATTGAATCCGAGTATTTTGCCATCACCTTCAAAATTGTTTGCTGTATTGGTGGAAATGGGAAACGAGGGAACACTGTTAAAGCATATAACAATGAGCTTAAAGAGAGTTGGAATAGGATATGTTGTAGGGGCATCTTTTGGAGTAATCCTTGGAGTAATTCTTGGGCTGTCACCTCTGGTGAAACGGTTTCTCTCCGTTATGCTTGAAATTTTACGACCCGTTCCAATTCTGGCATGGGTCCCGGTGTTGATAGTATTTTGTGGAATTGGTGAAACTTCTAAGGTAATTGCCATTGCGATTGGTAGTTTCTGGTCAGTGCTTCTTAATACCACAGACGGTGTAAGGAATGTAGATATTAAGTATAAAGAAGTGGCAGAGATATTTACGAAGAACAAAAAAGATACTGTAGTATCTGTTATACTACCGGCAGCACTTCCGTCTATTTTTACAGGTCTGAGGATTGGAATTGGCTCAGCGTGGCTGAGTGTGATTGGTTCAGAAATGATAGCATCATCTTCCGGATTGGGTTATTTTATCACCTATAACCGAGAAATGATGAGGCCGGATAAAGTGTATGTAGGTGTATTTACGATAGGTATCATTGGATGGCTGATAAATATTTTGATTAGGAAAATAGAAAATAGATTGTTAAAGTGGAATGCCAAGGGAAAGGAGTAA
- a CDS encoding BadF/BadG/BcrA/BcrD ATPase family protein, which yields MLELDLDELGEAAVTSKNPIDISSQCVVFAESEVISLKAQGAPKEDIAAGIHIATARRVKNLLKKIGLDDTVLFTGGVSNNPGMRKAVQEVLGMELGSTKLDATLAGALGAAIYAHDYAKEIKSSWGGGL from the coding sequence TTGTTGGAACTGGACTTGGATGAGTTGGGAGAAGCGGCAGTAACTTCCAAAAATCCAATTGATATTAGTAGTCAGTGCGTTGTATTTGCAGAATCAGAGGTTATTTCTCTTAAAGCACAGGGAGCACCAAAAGAAGATATTGCAGCAGGTATTCATATTGCAACAGCAAGAAGAGTAAAAAATCTACTGAAAAAAATTGGCTTGGATGATACGGTGCTCTTTACGGGTGGAGTATCTAATAATCCCGGAATGAGAAAGGCGGTGCAGGAAGTGCTGGGAATGGAATTGGGGAGCACAAAGTTAGATGCAACTCTGGCAGGGGCATTAGGTGCAGCCATTTATGCTCATGATTATGCAAAAGAAATCAAATCCAGCTGGGGAGGCGGGTTGTAA
- a CDS encoding ATP-binding cassette domain-containing protein gives MSVENALEISHLEKTFQCETGDVQALSDINLTIKKGEFISILGASGCGKSTLLRIIGGLEHQSEGDISSHGVSICGPGVERGMAFQESRLFPWLTVEKNVLFGISYEKKKNYQKNSS, from the coding sequence ATGAGTGTAGAAAATGCATTGGAAATTTCTCATTTGGAAAAAACATTTCAGTGTGAGACAGGCGATGTACAAGCATTGTCAGATATCAATCTTACAATAAAAAAGGGAGAATTTATCAGTATTTTGGGTGCCAGCGGTTGCGGAAAAAGTACCTTGTTGAGAATTATCGGGGGACTTGAGCATCAAAGTGAAGGTGACATAAGTAGTCATGGAGTTTCGATTTGTGGACCGGGAGTAGAACGGGGAATGGCATTTCAAGAGTCTCGATTATTTCCATGGCTGACAGTGGAAAAAAATGTTCTTTTTGGAATAAGTTATGAAAAGAAAAAAAATTATCAAAAAAACAGCAGTTAG